The Candidatus Angelobacter sp. DNA window TTCGGCAACTCCATTCCACCATACGTCGCCGCCACCCACACGTGCACCTCGCGCACCGGCCCAACGGCTCCGGACTGCACCAGCTCAACGACGCGACGATAATTGGAACCGGCATGAATCTGGGTGCCGATCTGTGTCACCCGGTTTAGTTTTCGCGCTGTTTCGGTGATGACACGCGTCTCCGAAATCGTCCGCGCCAGAGGTTTTTCGCAATAGACTTGCCGGCCGCTCCGCAACGCCGCCACGGCCGCCACCGCGTGCGTGTGGTCCGGCGTGCCCACCACCACGGCATCAATGTCCTGCTGATCGAGCAGACGCCGGAAATCGTTGTACGTTTTCGCCTGGGGAAACTTTTGCTTCACCGCCGCCAGATAATTGTCGTCGATGTCACAGAGAGCCACGATGTTCTCGCCGGAAACCTCTTTCAGGTCGTCGCCGGCGCGATTGGCGACGCCGATCATGCCGATGTTAAGCTTTTCGTTCGGGGAAATCCGCCGTGCTTGTGTATGGACGCCGGCCAGCAAGGCGCCGGCGGTCGCTCCGGCGCTGTGTTTGAGGAACTGACGACGATTGATGGATGAGGTCATAGGCGTGATTATTTGCGCGGCAGTTCCCGGATGAAAAGGTTCCTGAACCAGACGGGTTCCTTGTGCGCCTGTAGTTCAATCTGACCGGCCGGATAAATCGGTTTGCTGCGCTCCCAGTAGTTTTCGAGTGTAGCATCATGCACGACGAGCTCATCATTCAAATAAACCGTCACCTTGTCGCCAATCATCAGAATATCGAAATGGTTCCACTCACCGGGATAATGATCCGCCAGTTTCAACGGCCCGCTCGGGTTCTTCTGATTATTGTAGAGTCCGCCTGAGCCCTCGTGCCGAGGGTTGGCCTTGCCGCTGGTCGGGTCCCAAATCTGCACCTGCGGGCTGCCGCGTAAATAGATTCCGCTGTCGCCGCCCTCGTTGATCTTCCAGTCCGCCACCAGTTCGAAGTCGCGGTACTCACGCGCGGTGCAAAGATTGTCGAAGCCGTTGCCCTGATAAACCACGGTTCCGTCCGACACTTTCCAATGTTCGCGCATCAATTGATCGGCCTTCGCTTGCGCGTCCCCCAGTTCGGCTGCCGACATCTTTGCGCGCGCGGGCGGGTCCGCCACCAGTCCCTTCCAGCCTGTCAGACTGACTCCGTCAAACAGCCGGGTGAACCCTTCCGGCGCGACGTTGTTTCGCGGAAACCGGGGCAGTTCCTTGATGCGGATGTTTCGAAACTCGACATAGTCGTCGTGGCCAAGAAAACCAATGCGTCCGCGTTCGCGCAACAGGCCGGGATGCTTGGCGAGAACCTGCGGGTCGGTGATCTCGTTCAGGTTGGCATCGACGATCATGTGGCCGTTCAGCGTGACCTTTAGCAGGCGGCCCGCGCAGGTGATTTCCTCTGTGTTCCATTCTCCGGGTGGCTTTAACGCGCCGCGACGCGCCGCGACGACGTCGTAGATGGATCCGCAATACTGGGCGGGGCGCAGGCCGGTGTATTGTGGGGCGCTGTCGTCGAGGATCTGGATTTCCATTCCCTCGTAAGCAACCGAGCCGCCTCGTAGAGGAGCTCGAATAGCGATGCCATTGTTCGAACCGGGCTCGAGCTTGAACTCCAGCCGCAGGACGAAATCCGCATAATCCCTTTCCGAAAGCAGGTTGCCGCCGCCGCCGCGCGCGCAGTACAGCACGCCGTCCTTGACGCCATAACCGCCCCCCTTTTTCTCAACAAGCGTCCAGCCGCTGAGGCTGTGTCCATCGAACAACGAAACGAAACCGGACTCCCTGGAGGTCGAAACGCAGGCCGTGAGGAAGCCGGCCAGCAACGTGGCGGTTGGAACAACAAAACGATTCGAACGCATGATTTCTCTCAACTTCCAGGCGATCGCAGTCGAACGGAACCCTCGAAGGCTGTTAAATTACGGTTTCCCTGTCAAGCTGCGTTGCCCGAGGCGACCACTGTTGCAACCGATCGCAGGCCCGTTCGTTCGGGCCGGTTCATTCACGTATCAAAACATTCGCGCACCGTCAGCGCGAGGGTTCGAGGACGGAACGGCTTCTGTAAAAACCGGACGCCCTGAGACATGCCGAGGTTCTCTTCATTCAACTCCTCGCTGTAACCACTCGTACAAATGATCTTCAGCCTGGGTTTTTCAGCCCGCAGTTTTTCCGCGAGTTCCCAGCCCGTGATTCCTTCGGGCATTCTCATGTCAGTAAGCAACAAGTCAATCTCCTGTGCGTGTTCCGGCCAGAGCTTTAGCGCCTCAGCCCCGGTGGTCGCTTCGAGCACATGATAACCATAGTATTCGAGTATTTGGCGGCCCAACAATCGCAGCTCCGCTTCATCCTCCACTATCAGGATGGTTTCGTTGCCGCCGCGTATTTCCTCTCCGCTGCCGGCTTCCGGCACATTGACGACCGTCTCGGCGGGCAACTCGGTCGCCGGCAGAAAAACT harbors:
- a CDS encoding DUF1080 domain-containing protein; this encodes MRSNRFVVPTATLLAGFLTACVSTSRESGFVSLFDGHSLSGWTLVEKKGGGYGVKDGVLYCARGGGGNLLSERDYADFVLRLEFKLEPGSNNGIAIRAPLRGGSVAYEGMEIQILDDSAPQYTGLRPAQYCGSIYDVVAARRGALKPPGEWNTEEITCAGRLLKVTLNGHMIVDANLNEITDPQVLAKHPGLLRERGRIGFLGHDDYVEFRNIRIKELPRFPRNNVAPEGFTRLFDGVSLTGWKGLVADPPARAKMSAAELGDAQAKADQLMREHWKVSDGTVVYQGNGFDNLCTAREYRDFELVADWKINEGGDSGIYLRGSPQVQIWDPTSGKANPRHEGSGGLYNNQKNPSGPLKLADHYPGEWNHFDILMIGDKVTVYLNDELVVHDATLENYWERSKPIYPAGQIELQAHKEPVWFRNLFIRELPRK